The nucleotide window aagcaaccttgggataGTGAAAGGGGCTATcataatttaacttattattataacattttctagtctatcaaagAGAATAATATGATCattggtgtcaaaagctgcaatAAGGTCAAGCAACAAAAGCAAGGGGATACATTCCTGATCAAAGGCCAGCAGTTgaccatttactactttaaccagtgctgtctctgtgctgtgatgtgatctaaatcctgactgatacatttcatgttatTCCAATGAGCATGATTGCTGTCCACAGCCTTTTCTagtatcttggagataaaggggaggtttgatattggccgatagttGGACATTTAGCATTTTAATTAATGCTACAACACCACTTGTCATGAAACATATTTAAATTGGTCTGTTCAATTCAGAGGGGGTATGGTCTATCTTTAAAAGCAGATTGTACACATTTGCCGAAGCAAATGTTACAGTAAAGAAAAGGATAAGCAAAACAGTAGGAAACCACTTCCAATAAAAGCATTATGAGAGCCTTAAAAACTTTGGAAATTTCAATGCCTGGGTCTGTACACTTACAAAATTACTCAGGTGGCTTCAGGATGGCCACGCACAGCTTTAATTACTTCCATTACTGTTTGGCCACTCACCCATCTCCTCAGACAACCTCATTATGTAAGTCCAGGATAGAACAGGTGACATAAACTGTAATTCTGGAATACACTCTGAGTAAAGTATTGTTTATATATCTCACAAAAAGCCaaacataaaacatttttatgTTACTCCACCAATCAATAAATTACGTGATAAATTCTAAAAGAAGAAAAAGGATCACTCTTCATAGACATGCTGTAACATCAGCATAGTGAAGTGGCTGAGTAGCTGAGAGACAAGCAGTCTACAATGTAATGCTATTACCTGAACCTGTTTCCAAATATATATGTttaatatatgtattgtatgtaaaATAACACCACACATGGCATGGACATGTTTTGTGATTTggaataaatatctcatctcatctcattatctctagccactttatccttctacagggtcacaggcaagctggagcctatcccagctgactacgggcgaaaggcggggtacaccctggacaagtcgccaggtcatcacagggctgaaacatagacacagacaaccattcacactcacacctacagtcaatttagagtcaccagttaacctaacctgtatgtctttggactgtgggggaaaccggagcacccggaggaaacccacgcggacatggggagaacatgcaaactccacacagaaaggcctacgtcggccacggggctcaaacccggaccttcttgctgtgaggcgacagcgctaaccactacaccaccgtgccgccctggaataaATATGAGTAATTAAATTTAATTCACAGGCAAGGTGTGAACTGTTTCAACACCTGTGCACCATGTCTCCAACAACAGCAGAAATCAGTATATAACAATGTATTAGTCCAAGTTCAGGCATGTAAAACCATTCATTGGGGTACATTAACTATCAGTCACAGATAATGTTGGCATTATAATCATATTACATTTTCCTAATGTTAAAGAAGCCCGCTATGACTAATGCCCATCAGCTCTATATTTGGATGGTTCTGTAATACAGTTctgcaaaaaacacacacacacataaacaatatgaaagctgggtggcacggtgatgtagtggctagcactgttgcctcacagcaagaagggaaggttctgggttcgagcccagtggccgacagaagcctttctgtgtggagtttgcatcttctccccgtgcccgcatgggtttcctccgggtactccggtttcccccacagcccaaaaactttgcaggttaggctaattggtggctctaaattgaccgtaggtgtgaatgtgagtgtgaatggttgtttgtcgctatgtgtcagccctgcgattatctggcgacttgtccaggttgtacccagcctttcgcccatagtcagctgggatcggctccagcttgcccacaaccctgtacaggataagcagttagggataatggatggatagatggaataTGAAAGCCTAAATGTAGAGTTAAATAAACTGTATGCTATAGGCTGTGGGCTATTGTGATtgtctcctgtttttttttttccctttgtcctCTTTTTTTTGACATATTAGATGCTGGCCATAAGTCATAaaactataaaaaaaaattacaagtaACCTGTAAAGGACACTACCATCTTCTCATGCCATGAATTTAAATATAAGGATGAGTCATCCAATTGCATGCCAAAAAACTTTTCTTTGCATAACTTGGATTTAATTCTGTCATCCAGTTACTCCCAGGTTAGGTTCGCATCTCTTTCCATCATGTGATGAAACTACAAGTTGAGTAATGGTCCCTGTTGTATATATCTGTACAGCTCCTTTCATGCCTCAAAGGTATTTTTGCTTTGTGTGGAGACTCCCACTCATACCATAAGTACATTGGGTATGAATATACGCTTGTGATCTTGCACTGAGCCGTCCCTGGGCTGTAATTGTTTTCAATAAATCATTTTAACGTTCCACTTTTTAAATAGTCATTACACAATAATTAAGCATAAGTTCACACAAGTGGTCTTGCCTATGTGAAAAAAATACACGAAGGATATAAAAAAATCTCTTCCAATTTGCAAACCGTTCTGTGATGTGATTTAGGTTCGCTTAAATAATCAATTTAATAAGGATATGTAAATGCTTTGGGAAGCATGGTCACAGGAAATGTATTATTTTCTAAATGGAGAGAGAGCGTGCCAATAAAATGACTGGTTATCAAGATGTGTCCTTCACTTAATGTGTTTTGGCTTGTTAATCACACTCAGAGTAAAATAGACTTTTAAGTCTGTAAACTCAGTGAGCATAGCACAGATTTATGAATGGTTTAAGTAGATAGGCTTCAAGTTTTCTCTCTATCGCATATTTCATCCTGAAATGCATATTCTATGTACCAATACCTAAGCACAACAGTCACCTGAATTTAATTAGAAGTTTTTGTGCAGATTTACCACATTTCATAGGTTGAAAATGTTGACCTTTCTTTCATACAGATCCCAGTTATGACCGGAGCGTTCATGGACTCATCACCCAATGATGACTACAGCACTGAACATTCCCTCTTCAACTCGTCTGCCAGTGTCAATGCAGGTCCCATGACCTTAGTTCAGGCTCAACACGATGAGCACCAGCGTGTCTCCAGTGATGCTATCTGGTTGTGGATTGCCATCATTGCCACCATTGGGAACATTGTGGTCGTCGGAGTGGTTTACGCATTCACTTTCTGATCTGTCCATTTAAAGAAACTTTATTGGAACTGTACTGTAGAGGTATTGGTTTTGATGATAATACTTTGGTTTATGAATAATCAATATTTGCACAGAGAACTTTCCCTTCCACAGTGTTCTACACTTCGGAAAGCTGTGTTTGTTTATTCTGAAGATGTTCAAACAGTGGATTAAGGTGTTGAACCTACTTCAATATCTCTGAAGACCTTAGAAGCAATTAAGAGGAGTGTCAATTATTTGAATGACAGGACAGcaaatctttaagcattaaagggAAACGGGGgacatgtaaacacacacacacacacacacacacatgcatgcacaaagAAAGAGTTTTTTGTATAAATTAACAATACTATAGCAAAACTTGTCTGGGCGTTATGATAAACTATTAATGTGTTCCATATGAAAATGCTTTATAGTGACACATTTACTTCTATATAACATTCAGCTATATTACTTTGTATAACACTATATGTTTAAAAGACAAGCTAGTTGACTGATGTCAGACACTAGATATGTAAATATTTTTGCGTCAGGTTCCCTTTTTCCAGACATCTGTCCATATTACAAACTTCCTTATTCCAGAATCCCATTTCTATGTGTGTTGAAATCTGCTATGCAATCCAGTTGTTGCTATGGTGATTAATCCTGTTTAATTAACGGCATGGAATGActctttccagccacagaatagaGAGCTCTAGATGATGGTGCCCTAGCTGCTGACCCTTTTATTTTTCACCCAGCTGTTTTCCTTCTGTATGAGGATTGCTATCCAAGGAAAAAGCCATAAGTGCACATTATGTTCAATTATAGTGGTTCTTTAAAATGTGTTGCCATGGAGAAGGTTAGATGGGGTGCACAGACGAGGCATTACAAGTGCCTCCACAGAGCTCTGGCACTCTAATGGGCTCCCATAGGGAAATTGTTACAGCCGAATAATCAGATCTGTAATCAAGCCTAGGAAAAAGCAATGTATTTAAATATACTGAGATGCAGTTTCATCAAATCATGATGTACAGTTATGGTAACATGGAAGAAATGTAAAGTTCCCAATACCGCTCAAATAGTAGATTATGACTGATTTGAAGAATAAAGTGATTTATTAGGATTTCTTTTCTGGAGACCACCTGCTAATCAGCCCACTTTTTTTGCTTAATAAATGATGCACTTGTGAAACCATGGCTGTTTTTATTGATTTACCTCTTCACGCTTcataaatggccactaagttcctAAGATGCAGATCATACTGTGGAAATTCCTCAGCTATAAgtcagtgcccttgtaagtttttACATTATCCTCATGAAAAAATAGACTGCTTAGGTTAAAGCAATCCTTATGATTTTCATACCGcgaattggcctagtggttagcatgtccgcctcttgatcaggagaccgggagttctactcacggttgggtcataccaaagaccattgtaaaaatggtacctactgccgtctggcaaggcatgccgcaatacagatgtgagtggggagtcaaactctcgcggttaccagaggactagcccccactgtaaccctagctatgtaatagccaAGGGCTACGGATacagagatcggtgccacccgatgtaccacatggcgtgggaaggactttgatttgattattTCCATACTGATAAGCCCAGAATGTGCATTAGAACATGAAACCTGCCAAGACGCACCTTTACATTGCTTTCTTTCCTCAGCCTGAGAGCTCAGTGCAGATAGTTGCAATATGCTAATGTGGATCAGTGTTTTTAGACACATTCTGTCAGCTCAAGTCTACAGCACTAACACTGTGGAGTTTCTCCTGAGCCATAGCAATCCTTTACAACTGTTGAATCATAATGTAATTCATACCAGGTTACCTGCAATCTGACAGGGTTGGCAAAATAGAGAATAACTTATTAGACCTCAAAACCTTCTATGCTGAATAATGCTCTTCATTATATTTATATAATGATGTCGATATAAACAGTATATTAGTGTTTCATGGAGATGTATGTAACTGATATATGATATTTATTAGTTCAATATTCATTTGTAGTCTCTGCTCATAGCTGTATTTTCTTCCTGCTACTCCCAGGTGACAGCCACCCACACTGCGTCAACATGTCAGAGCTCAGACTAAAATCAGGCCATACTTCTACATACTTGCACAAAAATTGTCTCATATCTCTCAGCCAGGAACACATTACGCAAAGTTTGGAGAAGAGGTAAAGGCACAATAAAAttggcaaaaacagtgcaaaagagTCAAAGTGAGAAAACTGAACAAACTGACTTATGTTTAACTTTCCTGTATTTGCAGCTCTTATTACAATGTAGAAATGCAGTAAATGCAGCACATTGTGGAGAATTAATCATGTTTATGTAATAAATTGAATAACAGTAATGATGATAGAGTTTGAGCCGTAGGACTTGGGCCATAGGCGTATTTTATTTACTGATTTTTACTGATATTGACTGCATTTACTGATTAGATATTTTATTTGTCACAAATGCAGACAGTAAGCAAAAAACAATGTCAAAACAACAGGCAAAGGTCAGGTGATTGGCAAGCAACATGAACCAGACAAAATACAAAAACCAGGAAgcaaagcaaatttaaaaaaaaaatagcctcaacgaGGCTTAGCTCATACTGGCCAAGATGCCCACAAAATCGTAATTGTGAGAGgtagcaccaccatcttgacaaccttTATGTACACCCATCTGGGgagcattgtatgtgagtttgatcaaaatccgatcaatcctgtaggaggaggagtaatttttgtaaattgtggacggacgacgacgatggacaatgacggacggatgacgcgtgatcgcataagctcatccggccttgcctgtggccggatgagctaaccaGAGTCATCGTCACTGCCGAACCGGGCTTGAGGCAAGCCATgtttctggactgtgggggaaaccggagcacccggaggaaacccacacagacacggggagaacatgcaaactccacacagaaaggcccccaccagctactgggctcaaacccataaccttcttgctataagatgacagtgcaccaccatgccgcccaaaaacCAGAGTATCAGTCAACAAATACAAAGGCCTGGTAAGTCAGAAAAGTCACAATGAGCATTACTTCACAAAGAGTCTTTGTATGGAGTCAGGTGTAATCAGTAATCAGGTGATtgtaagcgtgtgtgtgtgtgtgtgtccgcagaACTGCTGCTCTGTGGAAGATCAGCAGATACAAAGATACACCAgcttgtctggcaccaacaattatGCCACAGTCAAATTCattgagatctttttttttttaacccattcTGTTGGTTGATGTGAATATTACCTGAAGCTGCTGGCCTGtgcctgcatgattttatgtgctACACTGCTCCCATacaattggctgattagatacatgaatgagtaggtgtaaaTGTGTTCATAGTAAAGTGTTCAGTGAATGTATATCTAATTTATATGAGTTTGTATCGGATGAGCTCTTTTTCATGTGAGTGATAAATTTAATACAAATTATTTGATATATACATTTAACAAAACAGCCATTTTGAATGCCTAACAAATACACCTACTGATATAAATCAACAGCTCATAAATAACAGCTAATGAGATTAAGAaagtaaagtctcatctcattatctctagccgctttatcctgttctagagggtcgcaggcaagctggagcctatcccagctgactacgggcgaaaggcggggtacactctggacaagtcgccaggtcatcacagggctgacacatagacacagacaaccattcacactcacactcacacctacggtcaatttagagtcaccagttaacctaacctgcatgtctttggactgtgggggaaaccggagcacccggaggaaacccatgcggacacggggagaacatacaaactccgcacagaaaggccctcgccggccacggggctcaaacccggaccttcttgctgtgaggcaacagcactaaccactacaccaccgtgccgccctacaaagTAAAGTAGTAGATGGTTTATTCCTGTGAAAGAAAACtaatttaaatttactttaaatcAAGAGTagagtggtggttagcactgtcgcctcacagcaagaaggtcttgggttcaagcccagtgggcccggggagagcctttctgtgtggagtttgcatgttctccctgtgtctgcgtgggtttcctccaggtgctctggtttcccccacagtccaaagacatgcaggttaggctaattggtggctctaaattgaccgtaggtgtggatgtgagtctgaatggttgtttgtctctatgtgtcagccctgtgatgacctggcgacttgtccagggtgtaccctgcctctcgcccatagtcagctgggataggctccagcttgcctgcgaccctgtagaacaggataagcggctacagataatggatggatggatggatggatggaatcccCAGCATGTCAAACAGGACACTAGCAGAAAAACTATAAACAGCGTATCACAGCCTGCCCAAACTGGCCAGGTTCTGGTTTTACTATCAAATAACTGCTATTATAGGAgattttgtgttttaaaaaattaatagtttgacaatattttatttatatgtgtAATTTTTGTATTGTTATGTTTCATCAGTTCCTTTATCTTCATCATCGAATTGCTTTAGCCTGCTCAGAGTTACAGTGAAAATAAACCAGAGAACCCAAAAACAGGGAGAACCTGCAAAACTCCATACATATAATAACcctagctcaggatcaaaccagagaCCGGGTACCTTTGAGGCAGCAACGTTACCCAggtcaccactgtgccacccatttttttttcttttcaacattttattttttatttatttatatccaGCCTTATACGGTGTGCACTTAGTCCCTTTCTAGCCACAAGAGGGCACTAAATAATAAAGAATGTAAACAGGATGTAGCTCTCAAAGTAAAGTTTGTCATTTTTCCCAGTTTTTCCCACATCACACCACAAGAATTCTGGCTCAGTTTTAGTTTACATGCACTTATTTAGACACGAGCCAAAGTGTCTACTTTGGGCTATTAGGACAGCATTTCTGTAAACTATGATGACCTTCACATTATTTACATAACTTCTTAATGTCACTTAGGACAGAGTCGTCACCGGAAAGATGAGCACTGACGATGTGTTCTTGTACATATATGAGTATAAACATCACAACTCAACATTTGGTGTTTTAccagtaaatctcatctcatcatctctagccgctttatccttctacagggtcgcaggcaagctggagcctatcccagctgactacgggcgaaaggcggggtacaccctggacaagtcgccaggtcatcacagggctgacacatagacacagacaaccattcacactcacacctacggtcaatttagagccaccagttaacctaacctgcatgtctttggactgtgggggaaaccggagcacccggaggaaacccacacggacacggggagaacatgcaaactccgcacagaaaggccctcgccggccccggggcttgaacccaggaccttcttgctgtgaggcgacagcgctaaccactacaccaccgtgccgccctacactcATGATATTCCTCCTTAATTAAGCACAGTGTTCACAAACTTGAAAGGATATACGCTGTAGAAACACATCTACTGATGCAACTGGACACATCGTCAGTGATGTTCCTGGAAtcattgggtgtttcgggtctttcaacatcatacaccctcatccAGGTGACCCAGCCGGGGCTGATCAGACCCCAGCTTGTGTCCAGATGGCATGCTAGCTAGATATACAGTATTGTACTGATCTCAAATTTAGAAAACTCAAGTAATCATGATTTTCACATGCAAATAACATGTTAGTGCTAATATACAAACTCATATCAAAAACAGATTTATATAATTGGCCAACAGCTCATATAGTGCTCAAATAGTCAGTTCTCCAGAGCTGTTCTGCTTCTGTATGTTGCTAAATCCAtgttgctggggttttttttaactcatccagccacaggccaggctggatgagcttatgcgatcatgtgTCGTCTGTCCGTCGTCGTCATCCTTCCACAATTTAcagcaagtgttgccaggcaaaacaaacctcgcccggtagcacttatgatgaatatgaaggaagatattgcaaaaaaaaataggcaccctatgggtacatgtggctagtgcttataaataaaattgttttctgataccatgtccatacagtaaatgtagcatatatatttactctatgaggcaatagccacaaaaatgaagcgtaatccaaaaatgaacaatttaaaaatcacagaagtaaaatataccaagtgtctgtactttatattattctactcttacctcttacagttttcaaaactgaaacctctgaaccgagcctgacatacacacgctgccgccatgacccaaactcttatttcccagaaatggcccggcgctagagctcagtggaatgcactttccctctgtaataagcataaacatgtctgaaagcgatttctttaatctagtccatttatttcaaatggtgaaccgaattgtatacactcaccggccattttaatcggaacatgtgtatgcgcatgcgcagtgcacgaCTGTTACACTTTTACATACTTACAGCATGatgatgtagtggctagcgcctctatatgaggcagtagtcacaacaaaaatgattttgaccattttggtgaccttgaccggatgacccttaaaatgttggaggttctatttgagaccaatgcccatctatcctgaaagtttcatgaagattgatccagctgttttcccataatatcattaacaaaaaaaacaaagaagcccaaccaaa belongs to Neoarius graeffei isolate fNeoGra1 chromosome 11, fNeoGra1.pri, whole genome shotgun sequence and includes:
- the LOC132893951 gene encoding uncharacterized protein C14orf132, whose protein sequence is MASQIPVMTGAFMDSSPNDDYSTEHSLFNSSASVNAGPMTLVQAQHDEHQRVSSDAIWLWIAIIATIGNIVVVGVVYAFTF